The Candidatus Nitrosocaldus cavascurensis genome segment GAATTAAATGATTGAATAAAGTATAGTCATGGCTATAGTAGAGGTTGAGATACCAGATGGTGCACTGAGGTTCCTTAGAGCAATGCAGATACTCTGGCAGTATCCCAATGGTTGGGTTGAGCAGTACCTAACCAATGCTATACTGAAGAGCATAGAGAAGGATATAGATGAAGGGATAATAGATAGGGAGAGGGTAAAGGAAGCTTGTGGTATAAGCAAGCTATACTCACAGGAGCTACCATTGAACAAGGAGGCTATCCCAGTATAGCCTACATACTATTTTTTGAATAAGAATTTGTTTATTTGTTTATTTGTTTATTAACCACCTGTTAGTCTTGCAAATCTGCTATTTACACTGCTGCTCCCCTTCTGCCTAGAGTAGGCTAGATAATCAAGGTTCACAAGTGCTATCTCTGCTGACTCTCTAACCTCTTTACTCTCATCATTTAAAGCCTGTATGAGTGCTCTTCTAGCACTCTCAGATCCTATAACACCTAATGCTATGGCTGCCTCATGCCTAACGAACGGGCTATCATCTTTAAGCATTGCGCTTATAAGTGCATCTACTGCCTTGGCATAACCCATCTGTCCTAGGGAGAATGCTGCCTCATGCCTCACAAGTGCATTGGGATCGTTGAGGAGTACATCGCATATAGGCTCTACAGCATCCTCTCCCTCTGCTATCTCTACAAGTATGCATACTGCTCTAGCCCTTATATCAAAGTCTTCATGCTTTAGTAATGCCTTGAAGTACTCAACATCCTTCCTATAGAATGCTTCTTCCATCTCCTCAAGTAGTAGATTCTTTGCATCAGCCTTGTTCATAATTAGGGATAATATAGTGGTAGATTCATACTTTACTCATGGGCTTGCTGCTTAGGATATATCTATTGCTCTCCCTTCTAGCCTTCTTGATGATAGCCATTGTTAATGGTATTGTATCAATGGCTATGCCAGATGGTCCCAACTTTCACTATACGCATTGGATACTTGGTAGATTGACTGGAGCATGGTCAATAGACTTCATCGTTGATATGCTTATAACTGCACTATGTATAGGTCTAGCATTAACCATTGTATGGATCAACCATTATAGGTATCCTTGATGTAAATGATGATGGATGTTTATTGTTGATTAATTAATTAATTAATTGATGATGTATATGCTACAACTACTTTATATATAGGGTAGTTAAGCAATCTTGTAATGGTGAATGTATGTTTATCTCATAAGGAGGACCCAGATGGTATAGTATCAGCATCGCTGATCAAATATGCATATCCTAATACAATAGTTATTCTTGCAGATTACTCAGATCTACTAGAGAGGCTTGAAGAAGCAGTAAGGATTGAAGGGCTTGATCATCTCTTCATATGTGATATGGGTCTAAGTAAGGCCAATGAAGAAAGGTTCTTCAAAGTTGTAGAAGAGGCTAGCAAGAGATCAAGGGTTACATACATAGACCATCATCATCTAGAGGAGGAGAGCAAGGATAGGTTAAGGGGTTATGGTGTTGAGTTGGTACATAGCATAGCAGAGTGCACATCCATCCTTATATATCATAACCTACTGAAGGAGAATATACCATCTAGGTTTGCTCTACTTGCTGGGCTTGCTGCAGTGATTGATGAAATGGATGGTAGGGAGATAGCAAGTAGGATATTGAAGAGTTATGATAGGCACTTCGTTGAGTTTGAAGCAACATTGCTAGCATATGCAATATACCAGAATCAGCATAGAGAGGAGTTCCTGCTTACATTGGTTGATGGACTTGTAAAGGATATGCCCCATGCAATAGATGGAGTGTTAGAATCTGCAAAGGAGTATGCTCAGAAGATAACCAATAATATAAGTGTGATAGAGAATGGTGCAAGAAAGGATGATGGTATTGTTTACATTCAAGCTGTAGACCTTCCTGCAAGCACTGTTGCAAATATGCTATTGACAATGCACAAGAGTATCAAGGTTGCTATAGCATACAAGCAGAGGGGCGATAAGATGGTTGTATCCTTAAGGGGATCCAACCTGTGTAAGTTACATCTAGGCAAGCTTGCAAATGATGTAGCAAGTGAACTTGGGGGTAGTGGAGGAGGGCATGAAAAGGCTTCTGGTGCAATGCTACCAAAGGATAGCATAAATATATTCATTGAAAGGGTTAAAGGTCTCATAAACGGCTCCACTTAA includes the following:
- a CDS encoding HEAT repeat domain-containing protein, with translation MNKADAKNLLLEEMEEAFYRKDVEYFKALLKHEDFDIRARAVCILVEIAEGEDAVEPICDVLLNDPNALVRHEAAFSLGQMGYAKAVDALISAMLKDDSPFVRHEAAIALGVIGSESARRALIQALNDESKEVRESAEIALVNLDYLAYSRQKGSSSVNSRFARLTGG
- a CDS encoding DHHA1 domain-containing protein yields the protein MVNVCLSHKEDPDGIVSASLIKYAYPNTIVILADYSDLLERLEEAVRIEGLDHLFICDMGLSKANEERFFKVVEEASKRSRVTYIDHHHLEEESKDRLRGYGVELVHSIAECTSILIYHNLLKENIPSRFALLAGLAAVIDEMDGREIASRILKSYDRHFVEFEATLLAYAIYQNQHREEFLLTLVDGLVKDMPHAIDGVLESAKEYAQKITNNISVIENGARKDDGIVYIQAVDLPASTVANMLLTMHKSIKVAIAYKQRGDKMVVSLRGSNLCKLHLGKLANDVASELGGSGGGHEKASGAMLPKDSINIFIERVKGLINGST